One segment of Micromonospora parathelypteridis DNA contains the following:
- a CDS encoding FecCD family ABC transporter permease has translation MSARSEPGSRAPQSVARPAGLRTRWLVIGVFAVLVALVAGVSLGPVSLPPGSVAAELLNLIPGVHLDSGLSEREIAIVTELRLPRVVLGLLVGGLLALAGGCYQGVFRNPLADPYLLGVAAGAGLAVTAVIALGGAGREGAISGLPMTIPLAAFAGSLLAVTMTYVLGAAGGRRGSPAMLILAGVAVSAFLSAGQTYLLQRHSDSIQPVYSWLLGRLATAGWHDVLLVLPYAALTTVVVLLHRRELDVLAVGDDEARSLGLHPQRTRYLLIAAASLGTAAAVSATGLIGFVGIIVPHTVRLLAGSSYRVILPMSLLFGGAFLALTDVVARTAAAPSEVPIGVVTALLGGPFFVIVLRTARRVLT, from the coding sequence GTGAGCGCCAGGAGTGAGCCGGGTTCGCGAGCCCCGCAGTCGGTTGCCCGGCCTGCGGGGCTGCGTACGCGGTGGCTGGTCATCGGGGTGTTCGCGGTGCTCGTCGCGCTCGTCGCCGGGGTGTCGCTGGGCCCGGTGAGTCTGCCGCCGGGCAGTGTCGCCGCCGAGTTGCTCAACCTGATTCCAGGGGTGCATCTCGACAGCGGGCTGTCCGAGCGGGAGATCGCGATCGTCACCGAGCTGCGGCTGCCCCGGGTGGTGCTGGGCCTGCTCGTCGGCGGCCTGCTCGCCCTTGCCGGCGGCTGCTACCAGGGTGTGTTCCGCAACCCGCTGGCCGACCCGTACCTGCTCGGTGTGGCCGCCGGCGCCGGCCTGGCGGTCACCGCGGTGATCGCGCTCGGCGGCGCCGGCCGGGAGGGTGCGATCTCCGGGTTGCCGATGACCATCCCGCTGGCCGCGTTCGCCGGTTCGCTGCTCGCCGTGACGATGACCTACGTGCTCGGCGCCGCTGGCGGGCGCAGGGGGTCGCCGGCGATGCTGATCCTGGCCGGGGTGGCGGTCTCCGCGTTCCTCTCCGCCGGGCAGACGTACCTGCTGCAACGGCACTCCGACAGCATCCAGCCGGTCTACTCCTGGCTGCTCGGTCGATTGGCGACTGCGGGCTGGCACGATGTGCTGCTGGTGCTGCCGTACGCGGCGCTGACCACCGTGGTGGTGCTGTTGCACCGCCGCGAGCTGGACGTCCTCGCGGTCGGTGACGACGAGGCGAGGAGTCTGGGCCTGCACCCGCAGCGCACCCGCTACCTGTTGATCGCCGCCGCCTCCCTGGGCACCGCGGCGGCGGTCTCGGCGACCGGGCTGATCGGCTTCGTCGGCATCATCGTGCCGCACACCGTCCGGCTGCTGGCTGGGTCGAGCTACCGGGTGATCCTGCCGATGTCACTGCTGTTCGGTGGTGCGTTCCTGGCGTTGACCGATGTGGTGGCCCGTACCGCCGCGGCTCCGAGCGAGGTGCCGATCGGAGTGGTGACCGCACTGCTGGGCGGCCCGTTCTTCGTGATCGTGCTGCGGACCGCTCGGCGGGTGCTCACGTGA
- a CDS encoding ABC transporter ATP-binding protein, with product MPAVEVRGLHVSLGGTPILTGVDVAVAVGEWVTVIGPNGAGKSTLLRAVGGLLPAPGAITLFGTASAALRRRDRARMVATVAQSPVVPPGMSVLDYVLLGRTPYIPTLGRESTADVDAVHEVLGRLDLTGLHRRELVTLSGGERQRVFLARALAQGATLLLLDEPTSALDIGHQQEVLELVDQLRREHGLTVLATMHDLSLAGEYADRMVLLAGGQVVAAGTPPEVLTEHLLATHYRASVRVVPGTHGPLVVPVRPPRPTPR from the coding sequence GTGCCCGCCGTCGAGGTGCGGGGGCTGCACGTCAGCCTGGGCGGCACACCGATCCTGACCGGTGTCGACGTGGCCGTCGCCGTCGGTGAGTGGGTCACCGTGATCGGCCCGAACGGCGCCGGCAAGTCGACCCTGTTGCGCGCCGTCGGCGGCCTGCTGCCCGCGCCGGGGGCGATCACCCTGTTCGGTACGGCGAGCGCCGCGCTGCGCCGCCGGGACCGCGCCCGGATGGTGGCCACGGTGGCGCAGTCCCCGGTGGTGCCGCCCGGCATGTCGGTGCTGGACTACGTGCTGCTCGGCCGCACCCCGTACATCCCGACGCTGGGCCGGGAGTCGACCGCCGACGTCGACGCGGTGCACGAGGTGCTGGGTCGGTTGGACCTCACCGGCCTGCACCGACGCGAGCTGGTCACCCTCTCCGGAGGCGAACGGCAGCGGGTGTTCCTCGCCCGGGCGCTCGCCCAGGGCGCGACGTTGCTGCTGCTCGACGAGCCGACGAGCGCTCTCGACATCGGTCACCAGCAGGAGGTGCTGGAGCTGGTCGACCAGTTGCGCCGCGAGCACGGCCTGACCGTCCTCGCCACGATGCACGACCTCTCCCTGGCGGGCGAGTACGCCGACCGGATGGTGCTGCTCGCCGGTGGTCAGGTGGTGGCCGCCGGGACCCCGCCGGAGGTGTTGACCGAGCACCTGCTCGCCACCCACTACCGGGCCAGCGTCCGAGTGGTTCCCGGCACCCACGGCCCCCTGGTGGTCCCCGTCCGCCCGCCCCGCCCCACGCCTCGATGA
- a CDS encoding VOC family protein gives MSTVPPGTPCWADLATPDLTDARRFYPELFGWTGRVTPEPEAGGYTVFLLDGRPVAGAGPPAIPDQVPIWSTYLATDDAELVAGRVERAGGQVVVPPFEVFDRGWMAVFADPAGATFSVWQPLAMAGAEVFNVPGAMSWNELVTPDPEGAKVFYELVFGWQPDDQAVGPMTYTGWRLGTQIVAGMMPPLADDFPADLPAYWTVYFAVADADAAAARAAELGGTILVPPRDIPAGRFAALRDPQGALFSVIDLGP, from the coding sequence GTGAGCACCGTCCCGCCGGGTACGCCCTGCTGGGCCGATCTGGCCACCCCGGACCTGACCGACGCGCGGCGCTTCTACCCCGAGTTGTTCGGTTGGACCGGCCGGGTGACGCCGGAACCCGAGGCGGGCGGCTACACGGTCTTCCTCCTCGACGGCAGGCCGGTCGCCGGGGCCGGGCCGCCAGCGATCCCGGACCAGGTGCCCATCTGGTCGACGTACCTCGCGACCGATGACGCGGAACTGGTCGCCGGCCGGGTCGAACGGGCCGGCGGGCAGGTGGTGGTGCCGCCCTTCGAGGTCTTCGACCGAGGCTGGATGGCGGTCTTCGCCGACCCGGCCGGCGCGACGTTCAGCGTCTGGCAGCCGCTGGCGATGGCCGGTGCCGAAGTGTTCAACGTGCCGGGCGCGATGAGCTGGAACGAGCTGGTCACCCCCGACCCCGAGGGCGCGAAGGTCTTCTACGAGCTGGTGTTCGGGTGGCAGCCGGACGACCAGGCGGTGGGCCCCATGACGTACACCGGGTGGCGGCTCGGGACGCAGATCGTCGCCGGGATGATGCCGCCGCTGGCCGACGACTTCCCGGCCGACCTGCCCGCGTACTGGACGGTCTACTTCGCGGTGGCCGACGCGGATGCCGCCGCGGCCCGCGCCGCCGAGCTGGGCGGGACGATCCTCGTGCCACCCCGTGACATCCCGGCGGGCCGGTTCGCAGCCCTACGCGACCCCCAGGGCGCGCTCTTCTCCGTCATCGACCTGGGCCCCTGA
- a CDS encoding C39 family peptidase — protein sequence MARSRLRAAAIAGVTALTLLATTAPATAARPPAASHDEQITFQDWSGPADWHRGSRAGTRVVPGAKAGLTLARPTGTTEYADPHTGTARTWEYGTWTSPVTRIGFDATELIASWNAETPAGTWIQVEMQGRYTSGDQTPWYVMGRWASGDADIKRTSLDGQGDPFSTIWTDTFSIDDAAAGVLLRSYQLRLTLYRAPGQAAAPVVRMLGAMSSTVPDRFTVPPSAGHIAWGVELPVPRYSQNVHAGHYPEYDGGGEAWCSPTSTEMVVEYWGRKPSKADTSWVDPTYPDPTVNHAARMTYDYEYDGAGNWPFNTAYAASFPGLEGRVTRLHSLDELERFIAAGIPVVTSQSFLASELDGANYGTSGHLFVVVGFTADGDVIVNDPASSSNDVVRNVYKRAQFEQIWLRTKRTNASGGVSGGSGGIAYLIKPLHKPWPKVPGSTNW from the coding sequence ATGGCCAGATCCCGCTTGCGCGCGGCCGCCATCGCCGGCGTCACCGCACTCACCCTGCTCGCCACCACCGCGCCCGCGACGGCGGCCCGTCCGCCCGCCGCCAGTCACGACGAACAGATCACCTTCCAGGACTGGTCCGGGCCCGCCGACTGGCACCGGGGCAGCCGGGCCGGCACCCGCGTGGTGCCCGGCGCCAAAGCGGGCCTCACCCTGGCCCGCCCGACCGGCACCACCGAGTACGCCGACCCGCACACCGGCACCGCCCGCACCTGGGAGTACGGCACCTGGACCTCGCCGGTGACCCGGATCGGGTTCGACGCCACCGAGCTGATCGCCTCGTGGAACGCGGAGACCCCCGCCGGCACCTGGATCCAGGTCGAGATGCAGGGCAGGTACACCAGCGGCGACCAGACCCCGTGGTACGTCATGGGTCGCTGGGCGTCCGGCGACGCCGACATCAAGCGGACCAGCCTCGACGGGCAGGGTGATCCCTTCTCGACGATCTGGACCGACACCTTCAGCATCGACGACGCCGCCGCCGGGGTGCTGCTGCGGTCGTACCAGCTGCGGCTGACCCTCTACCGCGCGCCCGGGCAGGCCGCCGCGCCGGTGGTGCGGATGCTCGGCGCGATGAGCTCCACCGTGCCGGACCGGTTCACCGTGCCGCCGAGCGCCGGACACATCGCCTGGGGTGTCGAGCTGCCGGTGCCGCGCTACTCGCAGAACGTGCACGCAGGGCACTACCCCGAGTACGACGGCGGCGGCGAGGCGTGGTGCTCACCAACCTCCACCGAGATGGTGGTCGAGTACTGGGGTCGCAAGCCGTCGAAGGCCGACACCTCCTGGGTGGACCCGACCTACCCCGACCCGACTGTCAACCACGCCGCCCGGATGACCTACGACTACGAGTACGACGGCGCCGGCAACTGGCCGTTCAACACCGCGTACGCGGCCAGCTTCCCCGGTCTGGAGGGTCGGGTGACCCGACTGCACTCACTGGACGAGCTGGAGCGTTTCATCGCCGCCGGCATCCCCGTGGTGACCAGCCAGTCGTTCCTCGCCAGCGAGCTGGACGGCGCGAACTACGGGACCTCCGGGCACCTCTTCGTGGTGGTCGGCTTCACCGCCGACGGCGACGTGATCGTCAACGACCCCGCCTCGTCCAGCAACGACGTGGTGCGCAACGTCTACAAGCGTGCGCAGTTCGAGCAGATCTGGCTGCGGACCAAGCGCACCAATGCCAGCGGCGGGGTCTCCGGAGGCTCCGGCGGCATCGCGTACCTGATCAAGCCGCTCCACAAGCCCTGGCCCAAGGTCCCCGGCTCCACCAACTGGTAA
- a CDS encoding DUF4229 domain-containing protein: MSAALKYTLGRIGLFVAVLAGLWLVDMDVFLKLILALAFSAALSFLLLRGWRDEMAEEMASAAERRRTEKERLRSALAGDDPNQNPPTENPDSPTDQPSR; encoded by the coding sequence GTGAGCGCCGCGCTGAAGTACACGCTGGGCCGGATCGGGCTGTTCGTCGCCGTCCTGGCGGGCCTGTGGCTGGTCGACATGGACGTGTTCCTGAAGCTGATCCTGGCACTGGCCTTCTCTGCCGCGCTCTCCTTCCTTCTGCTGCGGGGCTGGCGGGACGAGATGGCCGAGGAGATGGCCAGCGCCGCCGAGCGCCGCCGCACGGAGAAGGAGCGCCTCCGCTCCGCCCTGGCCGGCGACGACCCCAACCAGAACCCCCCCACCGAGAACCCCGACTCCCCCACCGACCAACCCTCCCGTTGA
- a CDS encoding ABC transporter substrate-binding protein translates to MFRRTPRLFAATLAVAALALGACAEKADDQPSTGTAAAAYPVTVGTLTLDKRPEKIVVLSPTATEMLFAIGAGPQVTAVDDQSNYPADAPKTDLSAFQPNAEAIAGKNPDLVVLSDDRNKVVEQLGKLKIPVYQTPAATTLDDSYKQITELGTLTGHADQATDVATRMKDDIAKLVKDLPQRAEKLTYFHELGPELYSATSKTFIGSLYSQVGLTNIADPADADGKNAGYPQLSQEFIVNADPDFVFLADAKCCQQNADSVKARSGWAGLTAVKNNQVVALDDDIASRWGPRVVDLLRVIIDAVAKVPA, encoded by the coding sequence ATGTTCAGACGTACCCCTCGGCTCTTCGCCGCGACCCTCGCGGTCGCCGCGCTCGCCCTCGGCGCCTGCGCCGAGAAGGCCGACGACCAGCCGAGCACCGGCACCGCAGCCGCTGCCTACCCGGTCACGGTCGGCACGCTCACGCTCGACAAGCGCCCCGAGAAGATCGTCGTGCTGTCACCCACCGCCACCGAGATGCTCTTCGCGATCGGTGCCGGCCCGCAGGTGACCGCCGTCGACGACCAGTCCAACTATCCGGCCGACGCGCCCAAGACCGACCTCTCCGCCTTCCAGCCGAACGCCGAGGCGATCGCCGGTAAGAACCCCGACCTGGTGGTGCTCTCCGACGACCGGAACAAGGTCGTCGAACAGCTCGGCAAGTTGAAGATCCCGGTGTACCAGACCCCGGCGGCGACCACGCTGGACGACTCGTACAAGCAGATCACCGAGCTGGGCACGCTGACCGGGCACGCCGACCAGGCCACCGACGTCGCCACCCGGATGAAGGACGACATCGCCAAGCTGGTCAAGGACCTGCCGCAACGCGCCGAGAAGCTCACCTACTTCCACGAGCTGGGCCCCGAGTTGTACAGCGCCACCAGCAAGACCTTCATCGGCTCGCTGTACAGCCAGGTCGGCCTGACCAACATCGCCGACCCGGCCGACGCGGACGGCAAGAACGCCGGCTACCCGCAGCTGTCCCAGGAGTTCATCGTCAACGCCGACCCGGACTTCGTCTTCCTGGCCGACGCCAAGTGCTGCCAGCAGAACGCGGACTCGGTGAAGGCGCGCAGCGGCTGGGCCGGGCTCACCGCCGTGAAGAACAACCAGGTGGTCGCGCTGGACGACGACATCGCCTCCCGCTGGGGCCCGCGCGTCGTGGACCTGCTCCGGGTCATCATCGACGCGGTCGCCAAGGTGCCCGCGTGA
- a CDS encoding ABC transporter permease has protein sequence MQLTLVHARYQLLEIIRIPVAVFGSAFFPAAAMIFFVVPFAGDDATGATLATASMVTFSVMSANIFQYGIGVAEDRDQPWNPYTRTLPAGPAPRFAGRVLAGLALTYLSLIPVVVIGATLTAARISPAAFLLAAGTVAVISVPFTLMGLAVGYSLPSKAAIVIAQVLFLPLAFGGGLLSAPGEAPGFIETIAPYLPTRGAAELMWASAGDYRVQPLAVIMLGVWVVVLATLAAWAYRRDEGRRFS, from the coding sequence GTGCAGCTGACCCTGGTCCACGCCCGCTACCAGCTCCTGGAGATCATCCGGATTCCGGTGGCCGTCTTCGGTAGCGCGTTCTTCCCGGCCGCCGCCATGATCTTCTTCGTGGTCCCGTTCGCGGGGGACGACGCGACCGGCGCCACCCTGGCCACCGCGTCGATGGTCACCTTCTCGGTGATGAGCGCCAACATCTTCCAGTACGGCATCGGTGTCGCCGAGGATCGCGACCAGCCGTGGAACCCGTACACCCGGACCTTGCCGGCCGGGCCGGCGCCCCGGTTCGCCGGCCGGGTGCTCGCCGGCCTGGCCCTGACCTACCTCTCGCTTATCCCGGTCGTGGTGATCGGCGCGACGCTGACCGCGGCCCGCATCAGCCCGGCGGCGTTCCTGCTGGCCGCCGGCACCGTGGCCGTCATCTCGGTGCCGTTCACGCTGATGGGGCTCGCCGTCGGCTACTCGCTGCCGAGCAAGGCGGCGATCGTGATCGCTCAGGTGCTCTTCCTGCCGCTCGCGTTCGGCGGCGGCCTGCTCTCCGCGCCGGGTGAGGCACCGGGGTTCATCGAGACGATCGCGCCGTACCTGCCCACCCGGGGAGCGGCGGAGCTGATGTGGGCGTCGGCCGGGGACTACCGCGTCCAGCCACTGGCGGTGATCATGCTCGGTGTCTGGGTGGTGGTGCTCGCCACGCTCGCAGCCTGGGCCTACCGGCGAGACGAGGGTCGCCGGTTCAGCTGA
- a CDS encoding M14 family zinc carboxypeptidase produces MALRTPIPLRRVLVLAVVTGLGIVTVAAGPVAARPAPDRTAEPAAASYRVLGPRTLADRNAVARTGAAIDYSEHGVLHISATAVEAAAIGKLGFRLEPLAPPPNAERGADGVGTLAFPPADSNYHDYAELTAVVNQVVADHPAIARKISIGSSYEGRDLMAVKISDNVGTDEAEPEILFNSQQHAREHLTVEMAIYLLNLFTDSYGGDSRITNIVNSREIWIVPTVNPDGSEYDIATGSYRSWRKNRQPNSGSSNVGTDLNRNWGYNWGCCGGSSGSTSSETYRGPSAFSAPETQALRNFVNGRVVGGVQQIKANIDFHTYSQLVLWPYGYTTANTATGMSADQYNTFATIGQQMAATNNYTPEQSSDLYITDGDSLDWLWATHNIWAYTFEMYPGSSGGGGFYPPDEVIPAQTSRNREAVLILSEYADCPYRAIGKQAQYCGGGGGGTTVWSDTFETATGWTINPAGTDTATLGAWERGAAQATTSSGAKQLTPYAGSNDLVTGRLAGSAAGDYDVDGGTTSARSPAVTLPSSGTLTLSLAWYLAHGSNASSADYLRVSVVHNGGTTALLTQAGAATNRNGSWALANLNLTPYAGQSVRILVEAADASGASLLEAAVDNVTITSS; encoded by the coding sequence ATGGCCCTCCGCACGCCCATCCCTCTCCGCCGCGTCCTGGTGCTCGCCGTCGTCACCGGGCTGGGAATCGTCACCGTCGCCGCGGGTCCGGTCGCCGCCCGACCGGCACCGGACCGGACCGCCGAGCCGGCCGCCGCCAGCTACCGGGTCCTCGGCCCTCGAACCCTCGCCGACCGCAACGCGGTGGCCCGCACCGGAGCCGCCATCGACTACTCCGAACACGGGGTGCTGCACATCTCGGCCACCGCGGTCGAGGCCGCCGCGATCGGCAAGCTCGGCTTCCGACTCGAACCGCTCGCCCCACCGCCCAACGCCGAGCGCGGCGCCGACGGGGTGGGCACGTTGGCCTTCCCGCCCGCCGACTCCAACTACCACGACTACGCGGAACTGACCGCCGTCGTGAACCAGGTCGTCGCCGACCATCCGGCGATCGCGCGCAAGATCAGCATCGGTTCGTCGTACGAGGGCCGCGACCTGATGGCGGTGAAGATCTCCGACAACGTCGGCACCGACGAGGCTGAGCCGGAGATCCTGTTCAACTCCCAACAGCACGCCCGTGAGCACCTGACCGTCGAGATGGCGATCTACCTGCTCAACCTCTTCACCGACAGCTACGGCGGCGACTCCCGGATCACCAACATCGTCAACAGTCGGGAGATCTGGATCGTCCCGACGGTCAACCCGGACGGCAGCGAGTACGACATCGCCACCGGGTCGTACCGGTCCTGGCGCAAGAACCGCCAGCCCAACAGCGGCTCGTCCAACGTGGGCACCGACCTGAACCGCAACTGGGGCTACAACTGGGGTTGCTGCGGCGGCTCGTCCGGCAGCACCTCGTCGGAGACCTACCGGGGGCCGTCGGCGTTCTCCGCACCCGAAACGCAGGCGCTGCGCAACTTCGTCAACGGCCGGGTGGTCGGTGGCGTGCAGCAGATCAAGGCCAACATCGACTTCCACACGTACTCGCAGTTGGTGCTCTGGCCCTACGGCTACACCACGGCGAACACCGCGACCGGGATGAGCGCGGACCAGTACAACACCTTCGCCACCATCGGCCAGCAGATGGCGGCCACCAACAACTACACCCCGGAGCAGTCCAGCGACCTCTACATCACCGACGGGGACAGCCTCGACTGGTTGTGGGCCACCCACAACATCTGGGCGTACACCTTCGAGATGTATCCCGGATCGTCCGGGGGTGGCGGCTTCTACCCGCCCGACGAGGTGATCCCGGCGCAGACCTCCCGCAACCGGGAGGCGGTGCTGATCCTCAGCGAGTACGCCGACTGCCCGTACCGGGCCATCGGCAAGCAGGCGCAGTACTGCGGCGGCGGTGGTGGCGGCACCACGGTCTGGTCGGACACCTTCGAGACCGCCACCGGCTGGACCATCAACCCGGCCGGCACCGACACCGCCACCCTCGGGGCGTGGGAACGGGGTGCCGCCCAGGCGACCACGTCCTCCGGCGCCAAGCAGCTCACCCCGTACGCCGGTTCCAACGACCTGGTCACCGGCCGGCTCGCCGGCTCGGCGGCCGGTGACTACGACGTCGACGGCGGCACGACCAGCGCCCGGTCCCCGGCGGTGACTCTGCCGTCGTCCGGCACGCTGACCCTCTCGTTGGCCTGGTACCTGGCGCACGGCTCGAACGCCTCGTCGGCGGACTACCTGCGGGTGAGCGTGGTGCACAACGGCGGCACCACCGCGCTGCTCACCCAGGCCGGCGCGGCGACCAACCGCAACGGGAGTTGGGCGCTGGCCAACCTCAACCTCACCCCGTACGCCGGCCAGTCGGTCCGCATCCTCGTCGAGGCGGCGGACGCCTCCGGTGCCAGCCTGCTGGAGGCGGCTGTGGACAACGTCACCATCACGTCCTCCTGA